The DNA region AACATACAGCAGGTAATAAAAATGAGATATTTTCAGGTCGCCACATTTGAATTGCGGAtgctttaacttaaaaaaaatatgtatagctATTTGGAGCTGGTGTTTTTGTATAATTGTGAGGACTATGAGTATAATCTCTTGGTGACACTTGTTGCATATGCTGTTGCCAGAATGCAGAAGGTTGCCTATTTACAAATGGTTATAGCTCTCTGTGAATGGCCAGATGGAGCCTGCCCAAGTTGGGAAATCATTTGTTATTAGCATCTTTTCCAGATGGTTACTTGATTGGCAGGATAGATGAATGAAATACCTTAATGTTTTCAAAGATGCAGACTTGAATAAAGGAGCCAGCAAAGCTGGGCAAGAAGCTATTTGAGTTTTTATACctgcgtttttttgtttgtttttttttaagaattgccACTGATTATATTATTGGAAGTTACCCATTTTATAAGAATAGATGGATATCATTCTCTTATGtttgcttttactttttcctAGACAATTAAGCTTTTTATCATGTTTATATTTTGAAGGCTTAGCAATCATTTCTTGTAAAATATTACAGCTTTAAGTTTGGTTTTGAGgcaaagtgattttttttattttgggaggGTGTCAATCATCCACTTGTATTCTAAGATAAGTTTACTGtttgtaaaaataatttgtttattaaaatttaaaacacagaCTAAGGGATAGAAGAATAAAACATATTTCCACTCAACTTCCTTCTCCCCTTGTGAAAACAAGCAGATTATAGGTTTACATCTCAGCCACTAATGGCTGTTTGACATAGGGCCCTGCCACTTAAGGCTCAAGGACAACTCACTTATCCTCTGAGACCTGAGTTTCCTGATCCAGAAAACCTGCAGTTGCCTTATGAGATTGCTGGGGAGAATAAATGATGTCAGTAAAGTGCCTGGCATGGTATGTGTTTGATAAATGATGGCTATTACTAGCTTGAGATATAGGAAGTTAGCTCTACAGATAATAAACTAAAGCAGAAGTTCGTTTTTATTACGTGTGCTCCAAATGTTTATTCATAACTCTGCAAGAACATGGTGTGTCCCCATAGCCAATAACCAGCAATAGATCCCACTGGCAATTGACGTGAGGAAGCTAGTATTCACTGCATTGTACCCACATTTTAACAGCACTTTTATTAAACTGTGGAGCACTATATAGAAATGAGCACTGTAAAGATTAAATCTGAAAATGTGTAAATGCTTGGCCCAGTATGTGCCACATACCCATAGTAAGGCATATATAAAAGTAAGTTGCCgttatttttgtgtgttaatattaccgttaatattgccactgctacCACCGCTGCTACGTATTTGAcatgctggcctttgaaacagATGGGCTATTTGAATTTCTGaataatgaggttttttttttctcaattgtacttaaaattttcaaatttgctccattttctctttatatgtttatttgtggTGATTTCTTAATGACATTTAAAATGTCTTCgttaaaatacaagaaataagaccttgttttgttttactttaaacaagcaaaagacaaaaaagtaCTGAttggatggaagaaaatattctaaaacatTCCTTTATCATAATAAATCAGTCACTTGTAACTACTGGAaatctccattctctcttttgcaATTTGCTATGCTTTATTTCTGCTTTCATATGTCTAAAGTAAATAAAGATTTATTCTTACTGCATCCCAGGCACCTAGCTGTTTAACACATGGTACCAGAGAAAAAACACCTTTACCTTCACAAAAGTATGGCTTAACGTGGGATGAGATTAAAGAGGGCGTTCTTCAACGTTCCGCACCCAGGTAAACACCTTACAGGAGAAATCATGTCAACTGTCTTTATCTAATTGCTTTCCTGTAAAACAGACACATAGTGTTTGCAACATAAGTACTATTTTAATTACATGCTATAATAATCCATTTTGGTGTCATACAATTCAATGGTATTGTTAATTTTACTAAGGAAATTTACAAAGTAGGTGCTTAATGAAAGTTTGAGTTAATTATGCTAATTCATTAATAAAGGAAAAGGGACACTAACTTGCATTAGTCACCATCACTACTGATAGGAAAAAGGATTTTCAGCCGAGACAAGTCCTCTGGCAGTGATGCTAGTCAGCTTCCACGGCACACGCAGCCCTGAAGGACCTGACCATCTGAGGAGTCGTCATTTGTGGTTCTGAGTATTTACCGGACACTCGTGCTGATCTTGCCATGCCGTATGGGGGTGCTTGTTTAATAATTATGGAATACTGCATCGGAACAAAAATGATACATTAGCAGGCAGTAGAAAGCCTAAAAGATGCCCTTAAATCGTTCCATCTATCCAAATGCATTTCAAATGTCAGGGATTGAATATAAGATGAAGGGGGTggcagaaaggaagaaggagggaTGAAAAAGTGAGCAAGAATGAAATGTTACGCAGCCGTCCAGGAGTCCACTTCACACAATCCCTCAGGGTGCATCGGCTGTGCTTCTCCCTCAGGCCTTTACTAGGGAGAGCTGACCTGCTCAGATCACCTGGGAGTTCACTGCTAACCTCCCTGTCCTTGAAATTTATGGTGCTTCAATACTCgtaatttaatatttataaactACACTTGAGCCCGTCTTCAATGAACATAAAGAATGTCCTAAAAAAAGGAATGTTTGTCTCTTCTAGTGATTTCTGTCTAGAAgaagtacaggtagtcctcaacttaGAACGTATTCGAGTTAAGAGGAACCGCACTTACGacggtctgttttttttttttacatcttaatgATACTTAATATGTACCACATATaatgttgcagtgcataatttgctgatgttatcattttcaAATGGCCACTTGCAGattttcaatgttatgatttactgttcaaaacactgccttaTAGCAGgctatgaaacagaaaaaaaaaatatgaagaggTATTTAAGTCAGGACCGACTTACGTTGGATTCGGAATGGAACCCcgtcgtaagtcggggactacctgtaaagtaaaatattataattgaGTATACCTGAATAAAAGCTTAGGATTAATAGTGACATAACTAAATATGACAAAATTTATCATAATGaccagctaaaaattttttcatagAGAAATACCTGTTTGCAGCAttatttatgtattaaaaaaccaaaccagttgccgtcaacttgactccaactcatggagaccccatatgtgtcagagtagaactgtgctccgtagagtttttcaatggctgtgatttttccgaagtagaccaccaagcccttcttctgaggcgcctcggggtggatttgaaccgccaatcttttagcaagtagccaagcacttaaccatttgtgctacctgcagttcagatctgccaggcggtccttggaaactctatggggcagttctactctgtcctatagggttgctatgagtcagaatcgactcgatggcactgggtttgtttttttttttttagggactccATTTGTATATTAACCTCAGCCAAAGTGTCATTGTTTATACTAGGGAAGTGCCATGCTGTACTTGAAAAAAGGATTGTGAATTTATAATTACAATACTAGTTTAAAAATCTATCTTTGCTATTTATTAACATGAAACGTTGACAAGTTACTTAGTCTCTCTGACCCACAGTGAGCTCATTAGTACATGCTAAAGTAATACCTATCCAACATACCTGACCaagttgttttgaagattaaattagaTCATGGATatgaaagtgctcaataaattctgaaatattattattaacatttaatGCTACTAAACACTATTGTATGCCAACTATTATTTTGCTCAGATATTTTAATTTATCTTTCCAGGACAATATCCAAGTATTCCCTACAACCTTCAGGGAGAAAAATTCACTCTGAGTAAGATCATTTTTACCTCTTCATTTTGCTTAATGGAAAACAAGAATTAAGACTCACATAGAGCGTTATCAAATAAGCGAGGATTGAACACGAGCTTTGCTTATGGCCAGCTTTGGAGTATCAGTCACCTAATACTTGCAAAATTTGAGAAAATGACTGaaattttctgaaataattttcagTGGTGTCATTTTTATCCCTGGTTGCAATTTGTTCCTATGTTAATAatagctgctattttttttttataatcgaTTCCCCTGGGTGgacattttgaacccacccagagacaccttggaataaagacctggcagtctgcttccaaaaggcacagccttgaaaccctgacggtgcagttctgctctgcacgtgcggggtcgccacgagttggaatcgactcaacagcaactggtttggttttggttttatcctttttttacttttacaagtaaaaataatgaagtaataaagaagaaatacagaCTTTTGGTAGATCAGAATACTCTTCCTAGAAGTTTCTAACTTCTCCAGATGTCTGCAGATGTTATACTTCTAGGTGATAATGTTTTACCtaagctgaaatttttttttttccagagaaaatCATCTATTTGATAAAGTTTTACTTATTCCCAAATGTGTTGCTTAAATATTAGAGCCTGGGAATCAATTTGAaagtgtaacttttttttttaaggtgctttaagtgaaagtttacaaaccacttcagtctctcctacaaaaatttttgtacaccttgctgtatagccctaattgctctccctctaatgagacagcacactccttccctccactctctattttcgtgtctattcggccagcttctgaccccctctgctctctcatctcccctccagacaggagatgccaacatagtctcatgtgtctacttgatccaagaagctcattcttcactagaatcgttttctatcccatagtccagtccaatccctgtctgaagagttggcttggggaatggctcctgtcttgggctaacagaaagtctggggatcatgacctccagggccctcctagtctcagtcagaccattaagtctggtctctttatgagaatttggggtctgcatcccactgctcttctgctccctgagGGGCTCTCCGTTGcactcctgtcagggcagtcatcggttgtagccggctaccatctagttcttctggtctcaggatgatgcagtctctggtttatgtggccctttatctctcttgggctcataattaccttgtgtctttggtgttcttcattctcctttgctccaggtgggttgagacccattgatgcatcttagatggctgcttgctggtatttaagaccccagaagccactctacaaagtgggatgcagaatgttttcttaatagattttattatgctaattgtcttagatgtcacctgaaaccatggtccccaaacccccgcccctgctacgctggccttcaaagcattcagtttattcaggaaacgtctttgcttttagtttagtccagttgtgctgacctcacctgaactgtgtgttgtctttcccttcacctaaaacaatcCTTATCTACTATCTTAGGAGTAAAaactcctttccctccctccttccatccctccccactctggtaaccgtcaaagaatattgaaagtgTAACTTTTTATATGACATTTTAATCTTCCATTATCTTACTTGCTTATTAACTCTTCCCCTTATATTTAGTAATTGAGTAGTTGCTATTACATTTTCTACTAAGTCACTAATTTCTGATAATACAAACTTATAATAATGTACTAATTTTCTTGTAATAGATACTAAAATAATGATctcatgtttttgttaggtgccatcgagtcggttccgactcatagcgaccctacaggacagagtagaactgccccataggcagtttccaaggagcagctggtgcatttgatctgctgaccttttggttagcagccatagcttttaaccagtgtgccatcagggccccatACATAATGTAATACAGAAGTGTGTTCAAGTAATTAAAAATTACCACTATGTTAACGTACATAAATTTTTCTATTGgagcttttttccttctctccaaacattttgagaaagaaaataaattttttccaTCAGTTTCCCAGCCTTAAAACAAGATGCTCTGTTGGGAGCAAAACAGGATTTCACTGTTgacatttttctccctccccaAAGTGCCTCTCAGAGGAGCTTGGCCTCTGCTTGCAGGACCTGGTAAAATTCACAACACCCGTCAGGAACGTTTGCTTCAGACGGATCACATTTGATTGCCTTCTTGGCCTTGGTCGctcattttgtttactttttttttttttttaactgctattCATGTTGTAAACGTCTATAAAATCTTACCCTATTAggtaatattttcttattttaatatttactctTGCATAATTTGAGAAGGTAGACATGTTTGTTTTATAATATTCCTCTTAATATAAGGAGATAAAAAGTATATTTGTAACAGTAAAGATATTTCTAAGATACTcatgtttcttgtagttttcagaTATAAGTAAAGAATATTTTATGCTATATTTTGCCTTGCTTTCACAGTGAAGAAGAACTATTGTATCTGAGTTTCATTGAAGATATAACAGATGAAATTTTGAAACTTGGTTTCTTCTCAAAtaggttagattttttttaaattgtgtttggtGGTGAAGTATGTATTAGGTACTCTTGGCATGGTGTTAATTTTTTAGTTACTTCCACACATATTAAGAAGTGAAAAATCGTATTGCTTTTAGAGGGGAGTGATCATATTCTTGTCATGGATAGCAAAATGTAAAGAATGTTTAATTCCTATTCTAAGGCAAGTCCACAGTTTGGGAGAGttatagaaaaaaaagagattttattcatttaaatacTGTTAAAGCTCTTGTTTATACCAGACCAGTAAAATAAACTTTTACTTCTTACTTGCATAAAAGCTAGGTTTGTACActgtaaatgaaatggaaagtttGTAAAGCCAGATCAGGTATTTTATATCTTAAGCAAACTGTGTGACCCTGTATATGGCTTGAACATTTGTGAATCTAAAATTCGTTGGGCCTGGGCCTCACTTTATACAATAAACATATATAACATAGCACAGGACCCTATTATGTACAGTGTATGCTTTCTGTTATAATATGCCAAGTGCAGACATTTCTAATGAATCCTTCCTATTCCCTAcgtcaaactttttttttgttttaattaaagcAGACTTTTTCATTATTTGGATAAAAAGATATATCAAAAAGACCTAAGTTTTTGGCAATGATTctatttatttcttccatttaaaaAAGTTGGTTTCAAATGTTtgaataaaatataatatatttatgctgatttttaaaaattttttctcttaATGTTATAAagctattcattgcagcattttttatAGTAGGAAAAAAGTAATCAACCTGAGTGCTGAATAAACTCTAGCATATCTGTAAGAGTGAGTGCTATTTGTCTATTAAAAATGATGTCGTAGAAGTGAATTTACTGATATAGTAAGATATTCACAGTATATTGTTTGATTACAAAAACAGTTTTGTTAAAgaaatatatatgcatagaaaaaTGTCTATGAGTGAATATCCTAAAActttaaaaggtaaaataaacattcttgggcttttaaaaaattgctaGATAATTCAGTAGTACTAAATGTAACATTGGCTGATAATTGAGGATAACAAATAGTAACAAAGGAAATGAGTTGTTTTGCACAAAGCCTGTTGATCCAGTCATGTGATAAAAAAGACAAGCATAGTCTAGTTGCAAGAATAAATTGTCTGGAGCCGGATACATCTATCTGGGTTGATTTCTCTGAATGGCTTGCGACCTTTGCAGAAAGTAAATGAACACCTTACAGATGTCGCTTTTTCATCTTTCAGATGGTTTTTACAATTCCTTTCTATCCCAACACTGGTAAGGATTAGAGGTGTAATAGTATGTGTCTGCCACGAATGTCTAGCACTTAATGGTACTTCATAAGTGAGAGCggttacattattacataatttTACCATCAGTGGAATTATTTTCAAGAATAATTTAGGAGCCCATTAAACGCTtgccgacttatagtgaccctacaggacagggtagaactgccccatagtttccaaggagtctctggtggatttgaactgccacccttttggttagcagccacagcacttaaccactatgccaccagggtttcctaatttaGGAAGCATtgtaaaataattatttactTTGTAAGAGGATCTTCAGATTTGGTTTttagggggtgtgtgtgtatgtcaaagagagagagaggcttttagtatttgtgtgtgtgagaaaaaaggtttttggtgtgtgtgtgtgcacatgcgtgcACAAGCACTCGCGTGAGAATTTTTATACTCGTTTAAACTTGCAACCTCCTTATGCAACTTGAAGCAAATGCCTAGTTGAAGACATACTGGCTGCCAAGTTGGAGAACGTGACAGAACAGGAAAGGATAAGTCTTTAGTTTGGGAAGAAAAAGGTTaatctaaaaaatattttccaacctTTAGTACTTTAATTATTGCGTAGCTATTTTATATTTGATTGCCTCATTTTGAGACATTAACACTTTTACTTATAATTTGTAGGTTTTTAGAACGACTGTTTGAGAgacatataaaagaaaacaaacatcattTGGAGGAGGTTTGTCTTTCCTTAAAACTTCATTAGAAGAATTCTAAtgtagaaatttaagatttttctctatacttgctcttttttttttttttttttttctggttggggGGAGAAGAAGGGAGAGCATTAATCCTCCCGAGATTAGCAGCACTGCAGACAGAAGGAATTCAGCTTACCAGTTTAATTAATTGTTTGCTTTTTCTTAATCCTAGAGAAAAATGCGCCACCTGCTACATGTCCTGAAGGTGAACTTAGGCTGTATATCCGAGCAAACCTCAGTAAAGCTAAATGATGCCGATATGTTGACTTTACTTGATTTTGAAAAGActaagaatttaaaacaaaatgactttaaaaaagaGCATGAAATAACAATCCAACAGGAACATCAGGAATACCAGAcagctttggatatgttattgtCTGTACAGAAAGATGAGAACGAGATATTCTCTCCATCAAATGATTTTTTCCTGCccatctttaaaacaaaaaagtattcAGAAGGAGTTACAATTCAGCAGGTGAATGATGAAGCAAATCTTGAACCTTCAACATGGGATGAAAAAAACCCAAGTGTTTCAGACAGCTTAATAGACCAGGAGACCTCTGTGGATGTCATCGAAGTTGATAGTGACACTGAAGAGGTTGAGACTTCAGATGCATTAGCATGTCTTAGCCCACCATTTTCCCAGTCTGCCCAGTTCTCCAGGGTCACAGGTGACAACAATCATGACATGAAAGGGCCAACTCTTAAAATCATGGAAATGAGCATTGACGACTGTCCTTTGAATGTTTGATCTTCGTTAATAAACACCTCAGATGACCAGGAACTCAATAttccctttcatttcttttttttctatatttctatATTAGTTTTCCATGCTacataataaattaccacaaatgtggcagcttaaaacaacacacatttattatttatcccacagtttctgtgggtcagaactCTGAGCACAGGCTAGCTGCGTcactcccttttttaaaaaagcttttgagAGTCTCCACTTGCTAACAAGATAAAAGTCCATACCACTTCCATTTTTTATAATGCTCATCTCTTGctgtcttctccagggatggattacccagtagGCAAAGTAAGCACAGATTTACTTGGGCTCGCTTACTAATCTGTAAATAAGCGCAagtaagtaagcctgtgcttaccttgcttaccgggTAAATCCACCCATCAGGAAGTGTAAATTTGAGGAGGttggattctgtaggaaggtgctgtggattgggagacagatgccagccatacctagaagcagaagttTGATGtaaaaacatgtgaaattgttcactaccgaCGATCTGGAAGCAAGGTAGGCACCATGCTTCCcttacttattgggtaatctgccccatCTTCTCCCAAGCATCTGAAGTGCCTGTGACACCTAGTTTGCTTTCCCTGCCTCCATGCTGTCTGCTCAGAACACCATTCCCTCCcgccttcccccccgcccccgcccccgcccttaAGCCTCATTGACAGCCCAGACTAAATGTAACACCTCCTGGGAGCTCTGAGTGATTGCCCCTCCATCTGTCCCACTCTCTGGGGCCGGAGGTCTTTCCCGTCTACAGTATGAATCATAATATTGCTTTTTGCTTGACTTGTCTTCTCTTTAGACTGTGGGCTTCTGAAGAGGAAGGATTTTCTTTCTCTTCGGACCCCCAagtcagtgcctagcacagagtgGCTGCCTGAACAAATGCATTTATTCTGGGAAGGAGATAGAGCCTGAGGGGAGGCTTAGCTAACAGCAAGGTTATAGGGAAGACACGGGATAGACATTTCCTGTCTCTCTGCACTCAAAGTGCAAATTCCCTAGCGCAGAAGGGAAAATATAGCAACTTGCTAAAGTATATGAAAATTTCCTCATTTGCTCACATTTTAAATGGTATAAAGTATAAATTAAAATCTTCCCCAAAAGCCTGACTTTAAAAAGTCATCTTTTTCCCCTTCTAGATTTAGTAGGGGGGCCAGTCAGACAAGATCAGAGCAGCTTTTACAGGGCAATTGTGTAATTTGCCAGGTGAATTAATTGGCTTTCACTCTGGTTTAAAAGGGTTTAGATGATCCAAAA from Elephas maximus indicus isolate mEleMax1 chromosome 10, mEleMax1 primary haplotype, whole genome shotgun sequence includes:
- the SPATA7 gene encoding spermatogenesis-associated protein 7 isoform X1; protein product: MNGSRRVLPRYDPPCLLKGHLSTKSNAFCTDSSSLRLNTLHLVKTHMAAHYNKILSAKAAVDCSVPVSISTSIKYADQQRREKLKRELARCEKELRLAKTIRQANSKNNSRSILSTLQKPAGEPQDEADVLIEGIREFPSFARSPVPSSERLLLGPCKSDKVLTSGTEENSSSSLTSMGHTVSQPRKPSSARPYSRGPRSAGPRSACPSPHRFQLVISKAPTGDLLDKHSELFSNKELPFTPRTLKTDAKSFLSQYRYYTPARRKKAQRIEAETQTEVSSFNSDFETAETENLTDSEVNIQQAPSCLTHGTREKTPLPSQKYGLTWDEIKEGVLQRSAPRTISKYSLQPSGRKIHSDEEELLYLSFIEDITDEILKLGFFSNRFLERLFERHIKENKHHLEERKMRHLLHVLKVNLGCISEQTSVKLNDADMLTLLDFEKTKNLKQNDFKKEHEITIQQEHQEYQTALDMLLSVQKDENEIFSPSNDFFLPIFKTKKYSEGVTIQQVNDEANLEPSTWDEKNPSVSDSLIDQETSVDVIEVDSDTEEVETSDALACLSPPFSQSAQFSRVTGDNNHDMKGPTLKIMEMSIDDCPLNV